The following are encoded together in the Capsulimonas corticalis genome:
- the cobA gene encoding uroporphyrinogen-III C-methyltransferase: MSTGIVTLIGAGPGDPNLITVGGAAALAAADVVVYDRLAHPALLRHAPRAEKIYVGKKADQHAMKQDEINALLAERALAGQNVARLKGGDPFVFGRGGEEAEYVRERGIEFVIIPGVTSAIAAPAYAGIPVTHRDAASSFAVITGHERDDSRESGGRAAGQAEGRRRWDKIANAGDTLLFLMGVENLEEITTQLMAHGRSAETPVALVRWGTWAGHQKTLTSTLGGVVEAVRAAGFKAPAVTVVGEVVNLRERLRWFDRGALAGKRVIVTRAREQASGFVEMLRARYAEPIEFPLIRITSPSDNYAALDTAIGHLQSYQWVLFTSAPAVSHFFARLFAAGKDTRALSGVKVGVVGPATAAALKEFGVAADFRPEAATGAALAEELPGEIAGARILIPRAQEGEAALLQILTDRWAKPDEAAAYENVVDGEGAEEVRKRLAEGSVDIVTFTSSSTVKNFVAALEGAPLPADVKIACIGPSTAATATELLGRAPDILATEHTLDGLLTALENLA; the protein is encoded by the coding sequence ATGTCCACAGGAATAGTCACTCTCATCGGCGCCGGTCCCGGCGATCCGAATTTGATCACGGTCGGCGGCGCGGCGGCGCTCGCGGCGGCGGATGTCGTGGTGTATGATCGGCTGGCGCATCCGGCGCTGCTGCGGCACGCGCCGCGCGCGGAGAAGATCTATGTCGGCAAGAAGGCCGATCAGCACGCCATGAAGCAGGATGAGATCAATGCGCTGCTGGCCGAGCGGGCGCTGGCGGGGCAGAATGTCGCGCGGCTCAAGGGCGGCGATCCGTTTGTCTTTGGGCGCGGCGGCGAGGAAGCCGAGTATGTGCGCGAGCGCGGGATCGAGTTCGTCATTATTCCGGGGGTGACCAGCGCCATCGCCGCGCCGGCGTACGCGGGAATCCCGGTGACGCATCGCGACGCGGCGTCCTCATTCGCCGTCATCACCGGCCATGAGCGCGACGATTCGCGGGAAAGCGGCGGACGCGCGGCGGGGCAGGCCGAGGGCCGGCGCCGCTGGGACAAGATCGCCAATGCCGGCGATACACTGCTCTTTTTGATGGGCGTCGAAAACTTAGAAGAGATCACGACCCAGCTGATGGCGCATGGCCGAAGCGCGGAGACGCCGGTGGCGCTGGTGCGCTGGGGAACGTGGGCCGGGCATCAGAAGACGCTGACGTCGACACTGGGCGGCGTCGTGGAAGCGGTGCGCGCGGCGGGATTCAAGGCGCCGGCGGTGACCGTTGTCGGCGAAGTCGTGAATCTGCGCGAGCGCCTGCGCTGGTTTGACCGAGGGGCGCTCGCCGGCAAGCGGGTGATCGTGACGCGCGCCCGCGAGCAGGCGTCGGGCTTTGTCGAGATGCTGCGCGCCCGCTACGCCGAGCCGATCGAGTTTCCGCTGATTCGCATCACGTCGCCAAGCGACAATTACGCCGCTCTGGATACGGCGATCGGGCATCTGCAATCCTATCAGTGGGTGCTGTTCACGAGCGCGCCCGCCGTGTCTCACTTCTTCGCGCGCCTCTTCGCCGCCGGCAAGGACACGCGGGCTCTGTCGGGCGTAAAGGTCGGCGTGGTCGGCCCCGCGACGGCGGCGGCCTTGAAAGAGTTCGGCGTGGCGGCGGACTTCCGGCCGGAAGCCGCCACCGGCGCGGCGCTCGCCGAAGAATTGCCCGGCGAGATCGCCGGCGCGCGCATTCTGATCCCCAGAGCGCAGGAAGGGGAGGCGGCGCTGCTGCAAATCCTGACCGATCGGTGGGCGAAGCCGGACGAAGCGGCGGCCTACGAGAATGTCGTGGACGGCGAAGGCGCGGAGGAGGTTCGCAAGCGACTGGCCGAAGGATCGGTCGATATCGTGACGTTCACCAGCTCCTCCACGGTCAAGAACTTCGTTGCGGCCCTGGAGGGCGCGCCGCTGCCCGCCGATGTCAAAATCGCCTGCATCGGCCCAAGCACGGCGGCGACGGCGACGGAGCTGCTGGGCCGCGCGCCGGACATTCTGGCGACGGAACATACGCTGGACGGTTTATTGACGGCTTTGGAAAATTTGGCGTAA
- a CDS encoding glycoside hydrolase family 2 TIM barrel-domain containing protein gives MTNLMDPTPNDWEDPSMLSRGREPARASSLAYADVESALAGERGVSPFFKLLSGRWRFLYAESPAGVPDGFGGEGFDADGWETIPVPSSWQLQGHGTPNYTNVKYPYPVNPPFVPQENPVGLYQRTFHLPEGWDDKQIFLNFEGVNSAFYVWLNGEQIGYSQGAHLPSEFNITPHIRLGTNTVSVQVFQWSDGSYMEDQDMWRNSGIFRDVYLTASLATTLRDVTLKTTFDENFEHATLSIDGNLSTSGGGAAPELTLAAALYDADGKIVAERTLVEGMTIEGDGDADLGTSLTIESPRRWTAETPDLYTLLLTTSDSEGTPLEVRPFAVGFRHVEIKDGVFLLNGAPIKLRGVNRHESHPDYGHAIPIDHMIQDILLMKRHNINCVRTSHYTCDPRWLDLCDQYGLYLIDEADLETHGFGEFRNLNQISDDPEWEDAYVDRAERMVERDKNHPSVIIWSLGNESGYGCNHDAMAAWIRENDPTRPIHYEQAFEAPVVDIVSNMYATVEKCIAEGERTDDARPFFQCEYAHAMGNGPGGLKEYWEAFEKYPRLLGGCVWEWCDHGIRQRASHGEEWFAYGGDFGDYPNDGNFCIDGLVGPDREIKPGLIEYKKIIEPVHTDSVDLASGTVRLTNRYDFQTLAHLRAVWTLSGDGKTLRQGELSLPEIAPHESGEVSIPVGDWDKKAGVEYFLNLSFTLREKTSWAPIGHEVAWAQLALPASGPAAPPPSIAGMPALVIDENEREITLYGDDFTLVFDRWRGTIGRWEYQGLPLLTEGPRLNIWRAPTDNDVHVAKEQWYEYGLDKLQHSVRRVSLVSQSPRSATIEVTATMGAAYRATRFDIVYTYTIYGGGQVKIETRVTPFGAIDTIPRVGLQLRAAGGLERFTWYGLGPHQTYPDVRESARVGVYSGAVDEQYVPYIMPQENGNKSDVRWASLTDDFGLGLLATGNALLNVSVHHSTPEDFTQARHTYELTRRDDVIVNIDHVVRGIGSNSCGPGVLPQYQLKAAETTFTVHLQPFSAESIAPMRLWRRLAGS, from the coding sequence ATGACGAATCTTATGGACCCGACCCCCAACGACTGGGAAGATCCCAGCATGCTGTCTCGCGGCCGGGAGCCGGCGCGCGCGTCGAGCCTGGCGTACGCCGATGTCGAATCCGCGCTCGCCGGCGAGCGCGGCGTATCTCCGTTCTTCAAATTACTGAGCGGCCGCTGGCGCTTTCTCTACGCCGAGTCGCCGGCGGGCGTTCCGGACGGATTTGGCGGGGAGGGGTTTGACGCAGACGGGTGGGAGACGATCCCCGTGCCGAGCAGCTGGCAGCTGCAAGGGCATGGAACGCCGAATTACACCAATGTTAAATATCCCTATCCTGTCAACCCGCCCTTTGTCCCGCAGGAGAATCCGGTCGGCCTGTACCAGCGCACGTTTCATCTGCCCGAAGGCTGGGACGACAAACAGATCTTTTTGAACTTCGAAGGCGTCAACTCGGCCTTTTATGTGTGGCTGAACGGCGAGCAGATCGGCTACAGCCAGGGCGCGCACCTGCCGTCGGAGTTTAATATCACTCCGCACATCCGACTGGGGACGAACACCGTTTCGGTGCAGGTCTTCCAATGGTCGGACGGCAGCTACATGGAAGATCAGGACATGTGGCGGAATAGCGGAATCTTTCGCGATGTTTATCTCACGGCGTCGCTGGCGACGACCCTGCGCGACGTCACGCTCAAGACGACGTTCGACGAGAACTTCGAACATGCGACCCTCAGCATCGACGGGAATCTGAGCACGAGCGGCGGCGGAGCGGCGCCGGAGCTGACCCTGGCGGCGGCGCTTTACGATGCGGACGGAAAGATCGTCGCGGAGCGCACGCTGGTCGAAGGGATGACGATTGAAGGCGACGGCGACGCGGATCTTGGGACAAGTCTCACAATCGAGTCTCCCCGGCGCTGGACGGCCGAGACGCCCGATCTCTACACGCTGCTGCTGACGACCTCCGATTCGGAAGGAACGCCGCTGGAAGTGCGGCCCTTCGCGGTCGGCTTCCGGCATGTGGAGATCAAGGACGGCGTCTTCCTGCTCAACGGCGCTCCGATCAAGCTGCGCGGCGTGAACCGGCATGAGAGCCATCCCGATTACGGCCACGCCATCCCGATCGACCATATGATTCAGGATATCCTCCTGATGAAGCGGCACAATATCAACTGTGTGCGCACCTCGCACTATACCTGCGATCCGCGCTGGCTCGACCTGTGCGACCAGTACGGTCTTTATCTGATCGATGAAGCCGATCTGGAGACCCATGGCTTCGGCGAGTTCCGGAACTTAAACCAAATCTCGGATGACCCGGAGTGGGAAGACGCGTATGTGGACCGCGCCGAGCGCATGGTCGAGCGGGATAAGAACCATCCGTCGGTAATCATCTGGTCGCTCGGCAACGAATCTGGCTACGGCTGCAACCATGACGCGATGGCGGCCTGGATCCGCGAGAACGACCCGACGCGGCCGATCCACTACGAGCAGGCGTTTGAAGCGCCCGTGGTGGATATCGTCAGCAACATGTACGCCACCGTCGAGAAGTGCATCGCCGAAGGCGAGCGGACCGACGACGCCCGTCCGTTCTTCCAGTGCGAATACGCCCACGCGATGGGCAACGGCCCCGGCGGTCTCAAAGAGTACTGGGAAGCGTTCGAGAAGTATCCCCGGCTTTTGGGCGGCTGCGTCTGGGAGTGGTGCGACCACGGGATCCGGCAGCGCGCCTCGCACGGCGAGGAGTGGTTCGCATACGGCGGCGACTTCGGCGACTATCCCAACGACGGCAACTTCTGCATTGACGGCCTGGTCGGACCGGACCGCGAGATCAAGCCGGGCTTGATCGAATACAAGAAGATCATCGAGCCCGTGCATACCGACTCCGTGGATCTTGCCTCCGGAACGGTGCGCCTCACCAACCGCTACGATTTCCAAACGCTCGCGCATCTGCGCGCCGTCTGGACTTTGAGCGGCGACGGCAAAACGCTGCGCCAGGGCGAACTGTCTCTGCCGGAGATCGCGCCGCACGAGAGCGGCGAAGTCTCCATCCCTGTCGGTGATTGGGACAAGAAGGCCGGCGTCGAGTACTTCCTGAACCTGAGCTTCACCCTGCGCGAAAAGACCTCGTGGGCGCCGATCGGGCATGAAGTCGCGTGGGCGCAGCTGGCGCTGCCGGCGTCCGGCCCTGCCGCGCCGCCGCCGAGCATCGCCGGCATGCCCGCGCTGGTGATCGACGAGAACGAGCGCGAGATTACGCTCTATGGCGACGACTTTACGCTGGTCTTCGACCGCTGGCGCGGAACGATCGGCCGCTGGGAATACCAGGGACTGCCGCTGCTGACGGAAGGTCCGCGCCTGAACATCTGGCGCGCCCCGACCGATAACGATGTCCATGTGGCGAAGGAGCAGTGGTATGAGTATGGCCTGGACAAGCTCCAGCACAGCGTCCGCCGCGTTTCGCTGGTAAGCCAGTCTCCGCGCAGCGCCACCATCGAGGTGACGGCCACAATGGGCGCGGCGTACCGCGCGACTCGCTTCGACATCGTCTACACGTACACAATCTACGGCGGGGGACAGGTCAAGATTGAGACCCGCGTCACACCGTTCGGCGCCATCGACACGATCCCGCGCGTCGGCCTGCAATTGCGCGCCGCCGGCGGCCTGGAGCGCTTCACCTGGTATGGCCTGGGACCGCACCAGACTTATCCCGATGTCCGCGAAAGCGCCCGCGTCGGCGTCTATTCCGGCGCGGTGGACGAGCAATATGTCCCGTACATCATGCCTCAGGAGAACGGCAACAAGAGCGACGTTCGCTGGGCCTCCCTGACCGACGACTTCGGCCTCGGCCTGCTCGCCACCGGCAACGCCCTGCTGAATGTCAGCGTCCACCACTCGACGCCCGAGGACTTCACTCAGGCGCGCCACACCTACGAACTGACCCGCCGCGATGACGTGATCGTCAACATCGACCACGTCGTCCGCGGCATCGGCAGCAATAGCTGCGGCCCCGGCGTCCTGCCCCAGTACCAACTGAAGGCCGCCGAGACCACGTTCACCGTCCACCTCCAGCCCTTCAGCGCGGAGAGCATCGCCCCGATGCGCCTGTGGCGACGGCTGGCGGGGTCGTAG
- a CDS encoding G8 domain-containing protein encodes MRTRKFFCAVLLFTLTAACLGWAAHSKAPKPWSSLYAARAGGDVRIPKGTTVVLDVSPPPLRHLQIDGALVFADKDLTLTAESITVAGKLQIGTEAAPFQKHAAIILTGAEPSRNQPNETKMLSVMGGVLELHGERRRVSWTRLAENAPAGSDRLRLADTADWRPGDWIAVASTDFDPAQCEMKRVLARQADEIQLDTPLRYTHWGRDEDGVSERAEVGLLTRNIVIEGDEPSKQNGYGGQIMMMDHAVAHIEGAEVTRMGQKGRLRSYPVHFHLLGDAFGSYVRDTSVHHCYNRCIAIHGTRRVRLDSNVCFDTIGHCYFFEDGNETGNIVTHNLGMMTRKARKGEEVLPTDLTPATFWVTNPNNILRGNAAAGSEQFGFWYALPKHPTGASQNARNDRDVWPRRAPLGVFSGNVSHSNEHDGLFVDGPPNPPGVTEAPDYDPHAGKAIFGPGAHAADAVFDGFVGYKNRRRGVWMRGLRLHLSHARLADNAIGVTLASSLSMVEDSLIVGETENVGFVAPGEQSGLTGRSLPKPWEPSFPIRGFEFYDGRVSVRRTMFAHFQSNTQRGAGALGYLQYSPFFVDPRNSAEALRFDDANPVYFQPMPTASPAVPGDGYRTATFVDTDGAVTGRPGVSVAMGNPFLADAHARFIPAWNAYITNAPYGRLFIDNREQPRQKIAPVIVTGANSTSQTLWGSPDAIPASFQTIVVANHGYTLRFPKGASRDLRFTLRHRMPGDFVTLTLPAPHGPFAVYAHNDFTHPIAPAADTAALDGSASGYFVSQGKMRLRLVVPAGEDRAVAEVREGE; translated from the coding sequence TTGCGAACGCGTAAATTTTTCTGTGCCGTCCTTCTCTTCACTCTCACCGCCGCCTGCCTGGGATGGGCGGCTCATAGCAAAGCCCCGAAACCCTGGTCGTCACTGTACGCGGCGCGAGCCGGCGGCGATGTGAGGATCCCCAAAGGAACAACCGTCGTGCTCGATGTCAGCCCGCCGCCGCTGCGCCATCTTCAGATCGACGGCGCGCTGGTATTCGCGGACAAAGACCTGACTCTGACCGCCGAATCCATTACAGTCGCGGGAAAGCTGCAAATCGGGACGGAGGCCGCGCCGTTTCAAAAGCATGCCGCGATTATTCTCACCGGCGCCGAGCCTTCCAGGAACCAGCCCAATGAGACGAAGATGCTGAGCGTGATGGGCGGCGTGCTGGAGCTGCACGGCGAGCGGCGCCGGGTAAGCTGGACGCGACTTGCGGAAAACGCGCCTGCCGGGTCGGACCGGCTGCGGCTCGCGGACACCGCCGACTGGCGGCCGGGAGACTGGATCGCCGTCGCCTCCACCGACTTCGACCCCGCGCAGTGCGAGATGAAACGCGTTCTGGCCCGGCAGGCCGATGAGATCCAGCTGGACACGCCGCTTCGCTATACGCACTGGGGACGCGATGAGGACGGCGTTTCCGAACGCGCCGAGGTCGGCCTGCTGACGCGAAATATCGTCATCGAAGGCGACGAGCCGTCTAAGCAAAACGGGTACGGCGGCCAGATCATGATGATGGATCACGCCGTCGCGCACATCGAAGGGGCGGAAGTCACCCGGATGGGACAGAAGGGACGCCTGCGCAGCTATCCCGTTCACTTCCATTTGCTCGGCGACGCGTTTGGGTCTTATGTCCGCGATACATCCGTACATCATTGCTACAATCGCTGTATTGCGATCCATGGAACGCGGCGCGTGCGCCTCGACAGCAACGTCTGTTTTGACACCATCGGCCACTGTTACTTTTTTGAAGACGGAAACGAAACCGGCAACATCGTCACGCATAACCTGGGAATGATGACGCGCAAGGCGCGCAAAGGCGAAGAAGTGCTGCCGACGGACCTGACGCCCGCCACGTTCTGGGTCACCAATCCTAACAATATCCTGCGCGGCAACGCCGCCGCCGGCTCCGAGCAGTTCGGCTTCTGGTACGCGCTCCCCAAGCACCCGACCGGCGCGTCCCAAAACGCACGCAATGACCGCGATGTCTGGCCGCGCCGCGCGCCGCTGGGCGTGTTCTCGGGCAACGTATCGCACTCCAACGAGCATGACGGCCTTTTCGTGGACGGACCGCCGAACCCGCCCGGCGTCACCGAAGCGCCCGATTACGATCCGCACGCGGGCAAAGCGATCTTCGGCCCCGGCGCGCACGCGGCGGACGCCGTCTTCGACGGCTTTGTCGGATACAAAAACCGGCGGCGCGGCGTTTGGATGCGCGGCCTGCGCCTCCATCTGTCCCACGCCCGGCTCGCGGACAACGCCATCGGCGTCACGCTGGCGTCTTCGCTTTCGATGGTGGAAGATTCTTTGATCGTCGGCGAGACGGAAAACGTCGGCTTTGTCGCGCCCGGCGAACAAAGCGGCCTGACCGGACGCTCGCTCCCCAAGCCCTGGGAGCCATCCTTTCCGATCCGCGGCTTTGAGTTCTACGATGGCCGCGTGAGCGTCCGGCGCACCATGTTCGCGCACTTCCAGTCGAACACCCAGCGAGGCGCCGGCGCGCTCGGCTATCTGCAATACTCGCCCTTCTTCGTCGATCCCCGCAACAGCGCCGAGGCCCTGCGCTTTGACGATGCGAACCCGGTCTACTTCCAGCCGATGCCCACGGCCAGCCCCGCCGTTCCCGGCGACGGATACCGCACCGCCACCTTCGTAGACACCGACGGCGCCGTCACCGGCCGCCCCGGCGTCTCCGTCGCGATGGGCAACCCATTCCTCGCGGACGCCCACGCGCGCTTTATTCCCGCCTGGAACGCTTACATCACGAACGCCCCTTACGGGCGCCTCTTCATCGACAACCGCGAACAGCCCCGGCAAAAAATCGCGCCGGTGATCGTCACCGGCGCCAACTCCACATCACAAACGCTCTGGGGCAGTCCCGACGCCATCCCCGCGAGCTTCCAAACCATAGTGGTCGCCAACCACGGCTACACGCTGCGATTCCCCAAAGGCGCTTCCCGCGACCTGCGCTTCACCCTGCGCCACCGCATGCCCGGCGACTTCGTAACCCTCACCCTCCCCGCGCCCCATGGCCCCTTCGCCGTCTACGCCCACAACGATTTCACCCACCCCATCGCGCCCGCCGCAGACACGGCCGCGCTTGACGGGTCGGCTTCGGGATATTTCGTGAGTCAAGGCAAGATGAGGCTGCGGCTGGTTGTGCCGGCGGGAGAAGACCGCGCGGTGGCGGAGGTGCGGGAGGGCGAGTGA
- a CDS encoding nuclear transport factor 2 family protein has product MSIDNTEVIRQGYDAHARRDFAAIFATLHPEVEFVQTDLVPWGGSHHGHEGVREFFGKLNARIETQVVPEEYVEAGEQVAVLGHIQGKVRATGHEFTLRIVHIWTVRDGLVTRFEAYIDTPAMLRALAA; this is encoded by the coding sequence ATGTCCATCGATAATACAGAGGTCATCCGGCAAGGCTACGACGCCCACGCCCGCCGGGACTTCGCCGCCATCTTCGCCACGCTGCATCCCGAGGTCGAGTTCGTACAAACGGACCTTGTGCCGTGGGGCGGATCGCACCACGGCCACGAAGGCGTCCGCGAGTTCTTCGGGAAGCTCAATGCGCGGATTGAGACGCAGGTCGTTCCGGAGGAGTATGTGGAGGCGGGCGAGCAGGTCGCGGTGCTCGGCCATATCCAGGGGAAAGTCCGGGCGACCGGACATGAGTTCACCCTCAGAATTGTCCACATCTGGACGGTGCGGGACGGCCTCGTAACACGCTTTGAGGCGTATATCGACACGCCGGCGATGCTGCGGGCGCTGGCGGCGTAA
- a CDS encoding TetR/AcrR family transcriptional regulator codes for MAYRSTAKTEAKKAAMRAHLLAAGRALFASQGYEATTLQQVVAAAGTSIGNCYFYFADKEALLLAVAEAVRSELAAAVDIAVAGLEGPPRMAVALYTAMRVILSDTGAAAITLAQPSARAATVAYFTDRAERMFSAIPVPAGPPLLAAHAWQGAIFFIAEGVIAGRFPEDHDTVARFLVRWNLRAIGLSEEEIDRTLLAVNARMEK; via the coding sequence ATGGCGTATCGATCGACGGCGAAGACGGAAGCGAAGAAGGCGGCGATGCGCGCGCATCTGCTGGCGGCGGGGCGCGCGTTGTTCGCGTCTCAGGGCTATGAGGCGACGACGCTCCAGCAGGTGGTGGCGGCGGCGGGGACATCCATCGGTAACTGCTACTTTTACTTCGCCGACAAAGAAGCGCTGCTGCTGGCGGTGGCCGAGGCGGTGCGCTCGGAGCTGGCGGCGGCGGTGGATATCGCCGTGGCGGGCCTTGAAGGCCCGCCACGAATGGCGGTCGCGCTCTACACGGCGATGCGCGTGATCCTCTCCGACACCGGCGCGGCGGCGATCACGCTCGCCCAGCCATCGGCGCGCGCCGCGACGGTGGCGTACTTCACCGACCGCGCGGAGCGGATGTTTTCAGCCATCCCCGTTCCCGCCGGCCCGCCGCTTCTGGCGGCGCACGCGTGGCAGGGAGCGATCTTTTTTATCGCCGAGGGCGTGATCGCCGGCCGGTTCCCCGAAGACCACGACACGGTCGCGCGCTTTCTGGTGCGCTGGAATCTGCGCGCGATTGGGCTGTCCGAGGAGGAAATCGATCGCACCCTGCTTGCGGTGAATGCGCGGATGGAAAAATGA
- a CDS encoding VOC family protein, whose protein sequence is MKIQWTHLALHVRSLEASMEFYGRYTGMRPIKRHSDAASTGMEVVWLSDRPAGRESEFVMVLQQGEPHILPGAQPQTPIGPLSHLGFSAPSRDAVDCAAVAAREQGILRYGPAFLNENAGYMCVISDPDGHNVELSYGQSLG, encoded by the coding sequence ATGAAGATCCAATGGACGCACCTGGCGCTGCATGTGCGCAGCCTGGAGGCCAGCATGGAGTTTTACGGGCGCTACACGGGAATGCGCCCAATCAAGCGCCACTCGGACGCCGCGAGCACGGGCATGGAGGTCGTGTGGCTGAGCGACCGTCCCGCAGGACGGGAGTCGGAGTTCGTGATGGTGCTGCAGCAAGGCGAGCCGCATATCCTGCCCGGCGCGCAGCCGCAAACGCCGATCGGGCCGCTGAGCCACCTGGGATTTAGCGCCCCGTCGCGCGACGCGGTGGACTGCGCCGCGGTCGCCGCTCGGGAGCAGGGAATCCTGCGCTACGGACCGGCGTTTTTAAACGAGAACGCCGGATACATGTGCGTCATCTCCGACCCCGACGGTCACAACGTGGAGTTATCATACGGCCAGTCGCTCGGGTGA
- a CDS encoding helix-turn-helix transcriptional regulator, with the protein MHENSLRKPALHLRWDETAPGRDFHAALVHFTSGGGVDHTHDFWEMMYVVSGDGLHVVNGAARTLGEGDLLLIRPSDIHRIAASPGASLLFINVAFRAGAWADFLPVAGLMSEAQAWTSGAQPPSARVDAGVRRDTALAAFRRALSAFQDNPSRLELCRFWTSALPLLQHADADTTADSGPDWLRRSCRAMRETQNLIDGLPRLTALSGVSPAHLSRTIKQHRGQTPTEFVNDLRLARAATLLATTPDEIIDIAGDCGFDNLSYFYRRFRKKYGHTPRDYRLRARWSVAP; encoded by the coding sequence ATGCACGAAAATTCTTTGCGAAAGCCGGCGCTGCACTTGCGATGGGACGAGACGGCTCCGGGCCGCGATTTCCATGCGGCCCTCGTCCACTTCACCAGCGGCGGGGGCGTAGATCACACGCACGATTTTTGGGAGATGATGTATGTCGTTTCTGGGGATGGACTTCATGTTGTGAACGGCGCGGCGCGGACTCTGGGCGAGGGCGACCTGCTGCTGATCCGGCCCAGCGACATCCACCGGATCGCCGCATCGCCCGGCGCCAGCCTGCTCTTTATCAACGTCGCCTTTCGCGCCGGGGCATGGGCCGATTTTCTGCCGGTCGCCGGGTTAATGTCCGAAGCGCAAGCGTGGACCTCCGGCGCTCAGCCGCCCTCGGCGCGCGTGGACGCCGGCGTCCGGCGCGACACCGCTCTGGCGGCGTTCCGACGCGCGCTCAGCGCCTTTCAGGACAACCCCAGCCGCCTGGAGCTTTGCCGCTTCTGGACCAGCGCCCTTCCCCTGCTCCAGCACGCCGACGCCGACACGACCGCCGACTCCGGCCCCGACTGGCTGCGGCGCTCCTGCCGCGCCATGCGGGAAACGCAGAACCTGATCGACGGTCTGCCGCGCCTGACGGCTCTGAGCGGCGTCAGCCCCGCGCACCTTTCCCGCACCATCAAACAGCACCGGGGACAGACGCCGACGGAGTTTGTCAACGACCTGCGCCTCGCCCGCGCCGCCACTCTGCTCGCGACCACCCCCGACGAGATCATCGACATCGCCGGCGACTGCGGCTTCGACAACCTCTCCTACTTCTATCGCCGCTTCCGAAAAAAGTACGGCCATACGCCCCGCGACTATCGGCTCCGCGCCCGGTGGTCCGTCGCGCCTTAG